In the Phycisphaerae bacterium genome, one interval contains:
- a CDS encoding 6-phosphofructokinase has protein sequence MNQTKRLQRIGVLTGGGDCPGLNAVIRAVAKTAIYQHGLEVWGIEDGFLGLIRNRMRPLEAKDVSNILTQGGTILGTSNKANPAHFATGTAPDGSPVFEDVTSRVTEHIRERGLDAIICIGGDGTMTGAADLAKRGIRCVGVPKTIDNDLMGTEITFGFQTAVNTATEALDRVHTTASSHHRVMLVEIMGRNAGWLTLHSGLASGADVVLIPEIPYKLEVVCEACVQRSKRGKAFTIIAVSEGAKPEGGQQVIDRVIKDSPDPIRLGGISQVLCSQIGERTGLECRATILGHVQRGGTPVPQDRVLGTLFGHKALDLALAGRFNELVVVQKAEIGSVSIESAAGKQRLVPVDHPLIAAARGVGTTFGDQQ, from the coding sequence ATGAACCAGACCAAGCGACTCCAGCGTATCGGCGTACTGACCGGGGGCGGCGACTGTCCGGGACTGAACGCGGTGATCCGAGCGGTGGCCAAGACGGCGATCTACCAGCACGGCCTCGAAGTCTGGGGTATTGAGGACGGCTTCCTGGGGCTGATCCGCAATCGGATGAGGCCGCTGGAAGCCAAGGATGTGTCCAACATTTTGACCCAGGGGGGCACGATTCTGGGCACAAGCAACAAGGCCAATCCAGCCCATTTTGCGACCGGCACGGCCCCCGACGGTTCGCCGGTTTTCGAGGACGTGACCTCGCGAGTCACGGAGCATATTCGCGAGCGGGGGCTTGACGCGATCATTTGCATCGGTGGTGACGGGACGATGACCGGGGCGGCGGACCTAGCCAAGCGCGGCATCCGCTGCGTGGGCGTCCCCAAGACGATCGACAACGATCTGATGGGTACGGAGATCACGTTCGGTTTTCAGACCGCGGTCAACACCGCCACCGAGGCTTTGGATCGGGTGCACACCACCGCCTCCAGCCACCACCGCGTCATGCTGGTCGAGATCATGGGCCGCAACGCCGGCTGGCTGACGCTGCACAGCGGGCTGGCCAGCGGAGCCGACGTGGTTCTGATCCCCGAGATTCCCTACAAACTTGAGGTGGTCTGCGAAGCGTGTGTGCAGCGATCGAAGCGGGGCAAGGCTTTCACCATCATCGCGGTCTCCGAAGGGGCCAAGCCCGAGGGCGGCCAGCAGGTGATCGATCGGGTCATCAAGGACAGTCCCGACCCCATCAGGCTGGGCGGGATCAGCCAGGTTCTGTGCAGTCAGATTGGCGAGCGAACCGGCCTGGAATGCCGGGCGACGATCCTCGGGCATGTTCAGCGTGGCGGGACCCCGGTTCCGCAGGATCGGGTTCTGGGCACGCTCTTTGGGCACAAGGCTCTGGATCTCGCCCTGGCCGGCCGGTTCAACGAGCTGGTGGTGGTGCAGAAAGCGGAGATCGGCAGCGTGTCGATCGAGTCCGCCGCGGGCAAGCAGAGGCTGGTGCCCGTGGACCATCCGTTGATTGCTGCGGCCCGCGGTGTGGGCACGACGTTTGGTGACCAGCAGTGA